One window of the Periophthalmus magnuspinnatus isolate fPerMag1 chromosome 6, fPerMag1.2.pri, whole genome shotgun sequence genome contains the following:
- the LOC117372493 gene encoding muscarinic acetylcholine receptor M4-like, with protein MEGQRDLHQSLDRNSSFTSCRSSRSSGASSSASSSSSISYSLTSLVLISTATASLSIITVVGNTLVLLSIKVNRRLRTINNYFLLSLAIADLVIGLFCMNLSALHLLLGRWPLGGTVCDMWLVLDYAVSSASVMNLLIISLDRYFCVTRPLSYPTWRTGRMAALMIGSAWVLSFLLWTPPILCWQWDQGQRVVPENDCYIHLLASPTVTLGTTVPSFYLPALTMVGLYWRVSAHSRSRLVGVGSGRGGAYSGGGRRFSTQSFKDLTVPKRNRSWSSEPEIKSEVSQTINQSEASTPKHGLNRKCYRSSVDSSPSHVSDLNRVDPDSSSTLDLHRVASALFTRSCPSLRSTQRRHKRVLAREQRVTRTILAILLAFIVTWTPYNVMALVAAFCHVCIPRQLWRLGCWLGYFNSAINPCCYALCNASFRKTFFSLLCCRGRKFR; from the exons atgGAGGGGCAACG AGACCTGCATCAGTCTCTGGACCGAaactcctccttcacctcctgcCGCTCCTCCCGCTCCTCAGGcgcttcctcctccgcctcctcttcctcctccatctcctacAGCCTGACCTCCCTGGTCCTCATCTCTACGGCAACCGCTTCCCTCAGCATCATCACCGTCGTCGGCAACACATTGGtcctgctgtcaatcaaagtcaACCGACGCCTCCGAACCATCAACAACTACTTCCTCCTCAGCTTGGCCATTGCGGATCTTGTCATTGGACTTTTTTGTATGAATCTATCTGCTTTGCACCTGCTGTTGGGACGATGGCCACTAGGGGGAACGGTGTGCGACATGTGGTTAGTTTTGGACTACGCGGTTAGCAGCGCATCGGTCATGAACTTGTTAATCATCAGCTTGGATAGATACTTCTGTGTTACGCGACCGCTAAGCTATCCAACATGGCGGACCGGGAGGATGGCGGCGCTGATGATCGGGTCTGCGTGGGTTTTGTCATTTCTGCTGTGGACTCCGCCAATTTTGTGCTGGCAATGGGACCAAGGGCAAAGAGTTGTGCCCGAAAATGATTGCTACATTCACTTGCTAGCGAGTCCCACGGTGACACTAGGAACCACGGTGCCTTCGTTTTACCTCCCAGCGCTGACCATGGTGGGACTGTACTGGAGAGTGTCGGCCCACAGTCGAAGTCGTTTGGTCGGGGTGGGCTCAGGGCGAGGTGGGGCATACAGTGGTGGTGGGAGGAGGTTTTCTACTCAGTCATTTAAAGATTTAACCGTCCCAAAAAGGAACAGGAGCTGGAGCAGTGAGCCGGAGATCAAGTCAGAGGTGTCACAGaccatcaaccaatcagaagcaaGTACGCCCAAACATGGACTCAACAGGAAGTGCTACAGGAGTTCAG TGGACTCCTCTCCCTCCCATGTCTCTGACCTGAATCGTGTTGACCCAGACTCCAGCAGTACCCTGGACCTCCACAGGGTggcgtctgcactcttcaccCGCTCATGCCCCAGCCTCAGGTCCACACAGCGCAGACACAAACGTGTTTTGGCTCGAGAGCAGCGCGTTACTCGGACCATCCTCGCCATCCTCCTGGCCTTCATCGTCACCTGGACCCCCTATAATGTGATGGCGCTGGTGGCAGCCTTTTGTCACGTGTGCATCCCGAGGCAGCTGTGGCGGCTCGGGTGTTGGCTCGGCTACTTCAACTCTGCCATCAACCCATGCTGCTACGCCCTCTGCAACGCCAGCTTCAGAAAGACCTTCTTTAGTCTGCTCTGTTGTAGGGGCAGAAAGTTTAGATGA
- the LOC117372288 gene encoding LOW QUALITY PROTEIN: activating molecule in BECN1-regulated autophagy protein 1B-like (The sequence of the model RefSeq protein was modified relative to this genomic sequence to represent the inferred CDS: inserted 2 bases in 1 codon) has translation MASRQRNSVRILSNRERGSQTRGSQRLLQLLVEEKVRWMKWQSQKVELPDSPRSTFLLAFSPDRTLMASTHVNHNIYITEVKTGKCLHSLVGHRRTPWCVTFHPTIPGLVASGCLDGEVRIWDLHGGSESWFTESNVAIASLAFHPTAQLLLIATNNELHFWDWSRPEPFAAVKTGSETERVRLVRFDPLGHNLLTAIVNPSNQPSEDDSEVPMDSVEMPHFRQRSFLPSQPVRRTPILHNFLHILSSRSPAQGSEQQRPLGEGPSGDSALPQFSSERGPFPGCTQHLGLVCLCSRCATGRPSLAPEPSGTHPEPPSSFSSARTEPRPLPERPSAFTSVYYSGAGLSSLPPTLPPTPGLEPSRGPPEWPRGPLLXPPRTSTSSSVSLLSALRQDGRSYYTSANEGRERDTGTSSGHHPFWEGARSSASFRNVLQCNLSRYFMEFDRMSELDPPNQELLNNNLEPERPGPSAPTIIHYQPPAPPPPPPSEGTSAPGARGHLNRCRACHNLLTFNHDSQRWERTAPTASTSATPLDAPSSSWRPEEGSERRPEPEQPPAPPPQEQTVGLVYNQDTAQWERVYRQTSREQEALSQEVPVDPPDEDSLRRRLLESSLLSLSRYDMTGSRDHPIYPDPARLSPAAYYAQRMIQYLSRRDSIRQRSLRYQQNRLRAMSSSADNPQNNSSGSMDNSDVDFEELDDNGDRARHRTPRNARMSAPSLGRFVPRRFLLPEYLPYAGIFHERGQPGLATHSSVNRVLAGASIGDGQSAVASNIANTTYRLQWWDFTKFDLPEISNASVNVLVPNCKIYNDASCDISADGQLLAVFIPSSQRGFPDEGILAIYSLAPHNLGEMLYTKRFGPNAISVSLSPMGCYVMVGLASRRILLPPTTDHMVAQVFRLQQPHGGETSIRMVFNVVYPMAPDQRRHVSINSARWLPDPGMGLAYGTNKGDLVICRPVFYRSDGESPAESSSEPLFSVNNSGTSRTRGTDRPGPTRSGWRLDRDMGLMNAIGLQPRNPAPSVTSQGTQTPIIQLQNAETQTEREPEPSTSHAALNVSTDAPSTSAAAQSFSLDSGSEASVDGNNTAATSSSGESSELVSGEDALARIRRLIAEGGMTAVVQREQSTTMASMGGFGNNIIVSHRIHRGSQTATGHAPSTTGHTPSTSSHTSSTMGHASSTPDHAPSTSSYASSTLGHGPSTSSHTLSTPGHNSTPGHTPSTSCHASSTTGHTCSTSSHTPSSSSHSPSMSSHTPSTPTHSPAHLNTRHTPSTSGSPAPSCSNSAPSSSMAISSVYTSSSSSSSLPRPFSQSDQSQSAWGPQSLLSLEDVFEGPTSSASSLSNSSPSSQSPAPSPGPNSYHGDPYSR, from the exons ATGGCGTCGCGTCAGAGGAACTCTGTGCGGATCCTGTCAAACAGAGAGCGAGGCTCCCAGACGCGAGGCTCCCAGAGGCTGCTGCAGCTGCTCGTGGAGGAGAAGGTCCGATGGATGAAATGGCAGAGTCAG AAAGTGGAGCTGCCGGACAGCCCTCGCTCCACCTTCCTGCTGGCCTTCAGCCCCGACAG GACCCTCATGGCCTCAACTCATGTGAACCACAACATTTACATCACTGAGGTGAAGACAGGGAAGTGTCTGCATTCTCTGGTGGGACATCGCAGGACGCCCTGGTGCGTGACTTTTCACCCAACCATCCCCGGGCTTGTGGCCTCGGGCTGCCTGGACGGGGAGGTGCGCATCTGGGACCTGCAT GGCGGCAGTGAGAGCTGGTTCACGGAGAGTAACGTCGCCATCGCGTCTTTAGCCTTTCACCCCACGGCGCAGCTGCTGCTCATTGCCACCAACAACGAGCTGCATTTCTGGGACTGGAGCCGGCCCGAGCCCTTTGCCGCAGTGAAGACAGGCAGTGAGACGGAGCGCGTGCG GTTGGTACGGTTCGATCCTCTGGGACACAACCTGCTCACAGCGATCGTGAATCCATCCAATCAGCCG AGCGAGGATGACTCGGAGGTTCCCATGGACAGTGTGGAGATGCCTCACTTTCGTCAGCGTTCTTTTCTGCCATCGCAGCCTGTGCGTCGCACACCCATCCTCCATAACTTCCTGCATATCCTGTCGTCACGGTCTCCGGCTCAGGGCTCGGAGCAGCAGCGCCCCCTGGGGGAGGGGCCCTCTGGTGACTCTGCTCTGCCCCAGTTCTCCTCAGAGCGTGGGCCGTTTCCTGGCTGCACACAGCACCTGGGCCTGGTGTGTCTGTGCAGCCGCTGTGCTACAGGTCGCCCCTCTTTGGCCCCAGAGCCCTCGGGGACCCACCCTGagcccccctcctctttctcctctgcccGCACCGAGCCGCGCCCTCTGCCCGAGCGGCCCTCTGCCTTTACCAGTGTTTACTACAGCGGCGCAGGTCTGTCCAGCCTGCCTCCCACGCTGCCCCCAACCCCAGGACTGGAGCCCTCCAGAGGCCCTCCAGAGTGGCCTCGTGGACCCCTGCT CCCCCCccgcacctccacctcctcctccgtcaGCCTGCTCTCCGCCCTGCGACAGGACGGACGCTCATACTACACCTCTGCCAATGAGGGCCGTGAGAGGGACACAGGCACCAGCAGCGGGCACCACCCATTCTGGGAGGGCGCACGGAGCTCCGCCTCCTTCAGGAATGTGCTTCAGTGTAACTTGAGCCGCTATTTCATGGAGTTCGACCGCATGTCTGAGCTGGACCCTCCGAACCAGGAGCTGCTGAACAATAACCTGGAACCGGAGCGTCCTGGGCCCTCTGCCCCAACCATCATCCACTACCAACCCCCTGCGCCTCCTCCACCCCCCCCCTCTGAGGGCACCTCTGCTCCTGGGGCCAGGGGGCATCTGAACCGCTGTAGAGCCTGCCACAACCTGCTTACCTTCAACCACGACTCGCAGCGCTGGGAGAGGACCGCACCCACTGCCTCCACCTCGGCCACGCCCCTCGACGCTCCCTCGTCGTCATGGAGACCAGAGGAGGGTTCAGAGCGGCGCCCGGAGCCAGAGCAACCCCCTGCCCCCCCTCCCCAGGAGCAGACTGTGGGCCTTGTCTATAACCAGGACACTGCACAGTGGGAGAGGGTCTATCGCCAAACCTCCAGAGAGCAAGAGGCCTTAAGCCAAGAGGTGCCTGTGGACCCGCCCGATGAGGACTCGCTCAGACG GCGGctgctcgagtcctcgctcttGTCTTTGTCCCGATACGACATGACGGGCTCCAGGGACCACCCCATCTACCCCGACCCTGCCAG ACTGTCCCCGGCCGCATACTACGCTCAAAGGATGATCCAGTATTTGTCTCGGCGCGACAGCATTCGGCAGCGCTCACTCCGGTACCAGCAGAACCGGCTCCGGGCCATGTCCTCCTCAGCAGACAATCCCCAGAATAACTCCTCCGGATCTATGGACAACAGTGATGTGGACTTTGAAGAGCTTGA TGACAATGGAGACCGAGCGAGACACAGGACGCCTCGAAACGCCCGAATGTCTGCACCTTCGCTCGGACGATTTGTCCCACG GCGTTTCCTCCTCCCCGAGTACTTACCCTACGCTGGAATCTTCCACGAGAGAGGGCAGCCTGGTCTGGCCACTCATTCCTCCGTCAACAGGGTCCTGGCTG GAGCTTCTATTGGAGACGGGCAGTCGGCTGTGGCCAGTAACATCGCCAACACCACCTACAGGCTGCAGTGGTGGGACTTCACCAAGTTTGACCTCCCAGAAATCAGCAACG CCTCCGTAAACGTTTTGGTGCCAAACTGTAAGATCTATAACGATGCGAGCTGTGACATCTCGGCAGACGGTCAGCTCCTCGCTGTGTTTATTCCGAGCAGCCAGCGCGGTTTTCCGGATGAGGGAATCCTGGCCATCTACTCTCTCGCACCACACAACCTCGGAGAGATGCTCTACACCAAGAGATTCG GCCCTAATGCGATCTCCGTCAGCCTGTCTCCTATGGGCTGTTACGTGATGGTGGGTCTGGCCTCCCGCAGGATCCTGCTGCCTCCCACCACCGACCACATGGTGGCGCAAGTGTTCCGCCTGCAGCAGCCGCACGGAGGAGAGACTTCCATCAGG ATGGTGTTTAATGTGGTTTACCCCATGGCTCCAGACCAGAGGCGTCACGTCAGTATAAACTCTGCTCGATGGCTGCCTGACCCTGGGATGGGCCTGGCCTATGGGACCAACAAAGGAGACCTGGTCATCTGTCGCCCTGT GTTTTATCGCAGTGACGGAGAGAGTCCAGCTGAGTCCAGTTCTGAGCCTCTGTTCAGTGTCAACAACAGTGGGACCAGTCGCACCAGAGGCACCGATCGCCCCGG accGACCCGCTCTGGTTGGAGGTTGGACCGGGACATGGGTCTAATGAATGCGATCGGTCTACAACCTCGAAACCCCGCCCCCTCAGTGACATCACAGGGCACTCAGACGCCAATCATCCAGCTCCAAAACGCAGAGACTCAAACTGAGAGAGAACCGGAGCCCAGCACCTCACACGCCGCGCTCA ATGTGTCTACAGATGCTCCCTCGACCAGTGCTGCTGCTCAGTCTTTTTCACTGGACTCTGGTTCGGAGGCATCTGTGGATGGGAACAACACCGCTGCTACCTCCAGCTCAG GAGAGTCTTCAGAGCTGGTGTCGGGGGAGGACGCTCTAGCGCGTATCCGGCGTCTGATTGCGGAGGGCGGGATGACGGCTGTGGTCCAGCGCGAGCAGAGCACCACTATGGCCTCGATGGGCGGCTTCGGCAACAACATCATTGTGAGCCACCGAATCCACCGCGGCTCCCAGACAGCaacaggacacgccccctcaaCGACAGGCCATACCCCCTCAACATCAAGCCACACCTCCTCGACAATGGGCCATGCTTCCTCAACACCAGACCACGCCCCTTCTACTTCTAGCTATGCCTCTTCTACTCTTGGCCACGGCCCTTCCACTTCCAGTCACACCCTTTCAACACCTGGCCACAACTCAACACCTGGCCATACCCCTTCAACTTCTTGCCATGCCTCTTCAACTACTGGCCACACCTGTTCAACTTCTAGCCACACCCCTTCCTCTTCTAGCCACTCCCCCTCCATGTCAAGCCACACACCCTCTACACCAACACATAGCCCCGCCCATTTAAACACGCGCCACACACCTTCAACTTCTGGCAGCCCTGCCCCCTCTTgctcaaactccgccccttcCTCTTCTATGGCGATTTCCTCTGTTTAtacttcttcatcatcatcgtcatctttgccccgccccttttcccagtctgaccaatcacagtcaGCATGGGGGCCTCAGTCCTTGTTGTCATTGGAAGATGTATTCGAGGGACCCACCTCTTCTGCTTCTTCCTTGTCAaactcctccccttcctcccaaagccccgcccccagcCCTGGTCCAAACTCATATCATGGCGACCCGTACAGTAGGTAG